Proteins encoded together in one Streptomyces sp. NA04227 window:
- a CDS encoding Gfo/Idh/MocA family protein, whose translation MTVTLAIIGAGARGASYARIAHEEGLAAVVAVADPDPARRAALAREFGIAEDRLFTDWRELTDRPRLADAVVIATPDRLHTEPALACADLGYHLLLEKPMAPTEAEARRIVEAAVRNDVLLAVCHVLRYTPYSLELKRLISQGRIGEIVSVEHLEPVGWWHQAHSYVRGQWAVEAESSSMLLAKSCHDIDWLGHLLGKPVAQVSSFGGLQHFRPENRPDGAGDRCVTCPVERTCAYSAVRIYERFLGDPVHEKWPLGVLTEDVSPEGLRRALAEGPYGVCVYSGRNDVVDHQVVNLLYEGGATASFTMTAFTALDFRKTRVFGTHGSLEGDGRTITLHDFLTDTVQTFDLDPDGGASAADGHGGADNALIRAFTAALRTGDRSLISSGPEETLASHLVVWAAERARREKSVVSVGE comes from the coding sequence ATGACCGTCACTCTGGCCATCATCGGCGCCGGAGCACGCGGCGCCTCCTATGCGCGCATCGCCCATGAGGAAGGTCTCGCCGCCGTGGTCGCCGTGGCCGACCCGGACCCGGCCCGCCGTGCCGCACTCGCCCGGGAGTTCGGCATCGCCGAGGACCGGCTCTTCACCGACTGGCGCGAGCTCACCGACCGGCCCCGGCTCGCGGACGCCGTCGTCATCGCCACACCGGACCGCCTGCACACCGAACCCGCCCTCGCCTGCGCGGACCTCGGCTACCACCTGCTCCTGGAAAAGCCGATGGCACCCACGGAGGCCGAGGCCCGCCGCATCGTCGAGGCCGCGGTCCGCAACGACGTCCTGCTCGCCGTCTGCCATGTCCTGCGCTACACCCCGTACTCCCTCGAACTCAAGAGACTCATATCCCAGGGCCGGATCGGGGAGATCGTCAGCGTCGAGCACCTGGAGCCCGTCGGCTGGTGGCACCAGGCGCACTCCTACGTACGCGGGCAGTGGGCGGTGGAGGCGGAGTCCTCCTCGATGCTGCTGGCCAAGTCCTGCCACGACATCGACTGGCTGGGGCACCTGCTCGGCAAGCCCGTCGCCCAGGTCTCCTCCTTCGGCGGGCTCCAGCACTTCCGGCCCGAGAACCGGCCGGACGGCGCGGGCGACCGCTGTGTGACCTGCCCCGTCGAGCGGACCTGTGCCTACTCGGCCGTCCGTATCTACGAACGCTTCCTCGGCGACCCCGTCCACGAGAAGTGGCCCCTGGGCGTACTCACCGAAGACGTCTCACCCGAGGGCCTGCGCAGGGCGCTCGCCGAGGGCCCCTACGGCGTCTGCGTCTACTCCGGCCGCAACGACGTCGTCGACCACCAAGTCGTCAACCTGCTCTACGAAGGCGGCGCGACGGCCTCCTTCACCATGACCGCCTTCACCGCCCTGGACTTCCGCAAGACCCGCGTCTTCGGTACCCACGGGTCCCTGGAGGGCGACGGCCGCACGATCACGCTGCACGACTTCCTCACCGACACCGTGCAGACCTTCGACCTGGACCCGGACGGCGGCGCGTCGGCCGCCGACGGCCACGGGGGCGCCGACAACGCACTCATCCGCGCGTTCACCGCCGCCCTGCGCACCGGTGACCGCTCCCTCATCAGCTCGGGCCCGGAGGAAACCCTGGCCTCGCATCTGGTGGTCTGGGCCGCCGAACGCGCACGGCGGGAGAAGAGCGTGGTCAGCGTCGGCGAGTGA